ACCCGCAAGCCGCTGCTCCTGTTCGCCTACGACCTGGAGCACTACCGCGACGACCTGCGCGGCTTCTACTTCGACCTGTTCGGCGCCCCTCCCGGGCCGGTGCTGCGCACGTCCGACGAGCTGCTCGACGCCCTCGCCGACCCGGTGGCCGCCACGGCGGACTGGGCGGAGGCGGCGGACGCGTTCCGCGCCGAGCACTGCCCCCTCGACGACGGCGGCGCCTCCCAGCGCGTGCTCGACCTCGTGCTCCCCGGGTGCGGGTCCGGCGGGCGACCTGGCACGGGGACGGCTGCGGCGCTACCGGAGCCGCGCGGCGGTGACGACGCGTCAGCGCCGTCGAGCACCCAGGTCCAGGTCCAGGCCCAGGCGGTGACCCGGTGACGCTGCAGGCGGTCGTGCTGGCCGCGGGCAAGGGCACCCGGCTGGGCAGGCCGCTGCCCAAGCCGCTGACGCAGCTGGCCGACGGGCGCAGCATCCTGGCGCAGCAGGTCGACAACCTGCGCCAGGTCCTGGGGGAGCAGCTGTCCATCACCGCCGTGGTCGGCTACAAGGCGCCGCTGATCATGGAGGCGCTGCCCACGCTGCTCTTCGCCTACAACGAGGACTACGAGGACACCAACACCTCCAAGTCGCTGCTGCGCGCCCTGGAGCTCTCGGCCGACGGCCCGGTGGTGTGGCTCAACGGCGACGTCGTCTTCGAGCCCGCTCTGCTGGAGCTGCTGCTCGGGCCCCTCGCCCGCGGCGAGAGCGCGGTGTGCGTGAACACCGCTTCGGTCGCGGAGGAGGAGGTCAAGTACACGGTCGACGACGAGGGGTACGTCAAGGAGCTGTCCAAGACCGTGGTCGGCGGCCTCGGCGAGGCCGTGGGCATCAACCTCGTCGGCGCCGCCGACAAGGCGCTGCTCGTCGAGAACCTGCGCGCCTGCGGCGACCAGGACTACTTCGAGCGGGGCATCGAGCTCTCGATCGCCCAGGGCATGAGGGTGATCCCCGTCGACATCTCCGCCCACGTGGCGGTCGAGGTCGACTTCGAGGAGGACCTCGCCCGCGCCGAGCGCCTCGTCGCCGAGCACCGGCAGTCGCAGGACCGCTGACACCCGTCCGCGATCACGGGCGATCGGCCACCTCCGGGCGGCCGATCGCCCATGATCACGGTGGTCAGCGGGTGACGACGGCGAGCACCTGGTCGGCGATCTCCGCCTCCTCGTCGGTGGGGACGACGACGACCTTCTCGCCGATCCGCACCGGCTCCGCGGGACCGCGCGCGGCCTCGTTGAGCGCGGGGTCCACGCCGAACCCCAGGTGCCCCAGCGGCGCGCACACCCCCGCCCTGACCGCGGCGGAGTTCTCGCCCACCCCGGCCGTGAAGACCACGGCCCGCACGCGGGGCACCAGCGCCAGGAACGACCCGACGGCGGCGCTCAGCCGGTAGCAGTACACCTCCAGAGCCGCGCGGGCGGCCTCGTCGCCGGCGTCGGCGCGGGCCTGCACCGCGCGCACGTCCGACTCGCCCGTCAGGCCCTTGAGGCCGCTGCGCTTGTTCAGCAGGTCGTCGACCTCGGAGGCGCTCATGCCGGCCTCGCGCACCAGCGTCATGACGATGGCGGGGTCGACGTCGCCGCTGCGGGTGCCCATCGCCGCACCGGCCAGGGGCGTCAGGCCCATGGTCGTGTCGACGCTGCGACCGCCCCGCACCGCGGTCACCGAGACGCCGTTGCCGACGTGGGCGACCACGAGGTCGGCACCCTCGACCGGCACGCCCAGGAACGCCGCGGCCCGCTTGGTGACCACCTGCACGCTCGTGCCGTGGAAGCCGTACTTGCGCAGGCCGTACCGCCGGGCCACCTCCGCGTCCACCGCGTACGTGGCGGCGCGCGCCGGGATGGTGGCGTGGAAGGCGGTGTCGAACACCGCCACCTGCGGCACGTCGGGCAGCGCCCGCCTCAGGGCCGAGATGGCCGCCAGCTGCGGAGGGTTGTGCAGCGGCGCGAGGGCGGAGAGCTCGTCGATGCCGCGCTCGACGTCGTCGTCGACGACGGTGGGGTCGGTGTACCGCGTGCCGCCCTGCACCACGCGGTGGCCCACCCCCGCCAGGCCGTCCAGCCCCGGGCCGCCGCGCTCGGCGGCGAGCGCGTCCATGACCTGCGAGAGCGCCGCGGCGTGGTCGGGGACGTCGTCGGAGCCGATGCGCTCGACCAGGCCCTTGGCCAGCACCTCCGCGCGTCCGGGGCCGTGCTCCCGCAGCTGGTACTTCAGGCTCGAGGAGCCGGCGTTGACGACGAGGACCCTGCTCATGCGGGCGTCTGCTCCTTGGACTGGGACTGGACGGCGGTGATCGCCACGGTCGAGACGACGTCGGCCACGGTGCACCCGCGGGACAGGTCGTTGACGGGGCGGCGCAGGCCCTGGAGGACCGGGCCGACGGCCACGGCGTCCCCGGTGCGCTGCACCGCCTTGTACGTGGTGTTGCCGGTGTTGAGGTCGGGGAAGACCAGCACCGTCGCGCGGCCGGCGACGGGGTTGCCGGGCATCTTGGCGGCGCCCGTGGCGGGGTCGACGGCGGCGTCGTACTGGATCGGACCGGCCAGCGGCAGGTCCGGTGCCCGCTCGGCGACCAGGCGGGTGGCCTCGCGGACCTTGTCGACGTCGACCCCGGCGCCGGAGGTGCCGGTGGAGTAGCTGACCATCGCCACCCGCGGCTCCACCCCGAACGCCCGCGCCGTCTCGGCGCTGCTCAGGGCGATGCCGGCCAGCTCCTCGGCGGTGGGGTCGAGGTTGACGGCGCAGTCGGCGAAGACGAGCACCCGGTCGGGCAGGCACATGAGGAAGGCTCCGGAGACGCGTGAGGCGCCGGGCGTCGTCTTGATGACCTCCAGCGCCGGCCGGATGGTGGCCGCGGTGGTGTGGGTGGCGCCGGAGACCATGCCGTCGGCGTGGCCGGTCTCCACCATGAGCGTGCCGAAGTACGTCGGGTCGAGCAGCTGCTCGGCGGCCGCCTCCAGCGTCACCCCCTTGTGCTTGCGGCGCTCGGCGTACACGGGCGCCATCTCCTCGCGCAGGGGCGAGGTGGCCGGGTCGACGATGCGGGCCGAGCCCAGGTCCACCCCGAGCCGGTCGGCGCGGGCCCGGACCTCGTCCTCGCGACCCAGCAGCACGAGGTCAGCGACGTCGAGGTGCCCGAGCTCCTCCGCGGCGCGCAGCACGCGGCTGTCCTCGCTCTCCGGCAGCACGATGGTGCGGCGGTCGGCGCGCGCCGCGGCCAGGAGGCGGGCGTTGAACATCGCCGGGGTGACCGCCTCGGTGCGGACCAGCCGGATCTGCTCGGCGAGCTCCTCGGCGTCCACCCCGGCGCTGAAGGCGCCCAGGGCCGCGGTGACCTTGCGCTGGCTCGTCGGGCGGATCGCGCCGGTGGCGCCCTCGAGGCGGTGGATGGTCGTGTACGTGTCGGTGGGCACGCTGATCATCGGCAGGCCGCTGGGCCGCAGGAGCGTCAGCTGGAGGTCGTCGGGGCGGGTGCCGTTGGTGAGCACGAGGCCGCCGGGGGTGGGCAGCTCCCGGTGGATGGCCGCGCCCGCCGAGACG
This portion of the Quadrisphaera setariae genome encodes:
- a CDS encoding NTP transferase domain-containing protein, which produces MTLQAVVLAAGKGTRLGRPLPKPLTQLADGRSILAQQVDNLRQVLGEQLSITAVVGYKAPLIMEALPTLLFAYNEDYEDTNTSKSLLRALELSADGPVVWLNGDVVFEPALLELLLGPLARGESAVCVNTASVAEEEVKYTVDDEGYVKELSKTVVGGLGEAVGINLVGAADKALLVENLRACGDQDYFERGIELSIAQGMRVIPVDISAHVAVEVDFEEDLARAERLVAEHRQSQDR
- a CDS encoding acetate kinase, with the protein product MSRVLVVNAGSSSLKYQLREHGPGRAEVLAKGLVERIGSDDVPDHAAALSQVMDALAAERGGPGLDGLAGVGHRVVQGGTRYTDPTVVDDDVERGIDELSALAPLHNPPQLAAISALRRALPDVPQVAVFDTAFHATIPARAATYAVDAEVARRYGLRKYGFHGTSVQVVTKRAAAFLGVPVEGADLVVAHVGNGVSVTAVRGGRSVDTTMGLTPLAGAAMGTRSGDVDPAIVMTLVREAGMSASEVDDLLNKRSGLKGLTGESDVRAVQARADAGDEAARAALEVYCYRLSAAVGSFLALVPRVRAVVFTAGVGENSAAVRAGVCAPLGHLGFGVDPALNEAARGPAEPVRIGEKVVVVPTDEEAEIADQVLAVVTR
- the pta gene encoding phosphate acetyltransferase; translation: MSSANQRLYVTADRAGAGKTVVALGLLDLLASSVRRPVVFRPVVSSRDEPDPLVELLRHRYDLDIDDDDAVGLTWSEAAALVDTTDAGPDPRRLVATIVERVERLAERSDFVLVVGTDFTGPSPATELDLNALLAVNLGAPVVVVVSGAGAGTEDTAALSDRVAAAAREAGSALAARGCTKLATVVNRVDPAHREEVLEAVRRDGGHTGGATRHPVYAVDDVPLLSALTVGEVASVLGGAVLTGSDSALEREVGGYLAGSAHADVVLRLLREGTLLVTSGDRLDLMLVSAGAAIHRELPTPGGLVLTNGTRPDDLQLTLLRPSGLPMISVPTDTYTTIHRLEGATGAIRPTSQRKVTAALGAFSAGVDAEELAEQIRLVRTEAVTPAMFNARLLAAARADRRTIVLPESEDSRVLRAAEELGHLDVADLVLLGREDEVRARADRLGVDLGSARIVDPATSPLREEMAPVYAERRKHKGVTLEAAAEQLLDPTYFGTLMVETGHADGMVSGATHTTAATIRPALEVIKTTPGASRVSGAFLMCLPDRVLVFADCAVNLDPTAEELAGIALSSAETARAFGVEPRVAMVSYSTGTSGAGVDVDKVREATRLVAERAPDLPLAGPIQYDAAVDPATGAAKMPGNPVAGRATVLVFPDLNTGNTTYKAVQRTGDAVAVGPVLQGLRRPVNDLSRGCTVADVVSTVAITAVQSQSKEQTPA